The Cutaneotrichosporon cavernicola HIS019 DNA, chromosome: 3 region CAGTTTATGGTCGCGACAACGGGTATGGTTAATGGCACGACGCTGCTCAAGAGCTTTGGCGATGCGGATCCGGTGCCGCTAGAGCAGCAGCGATAGTGATAGCAAGCGCAGCTGCTACATTCAGGTTACCCGAATGGCAGCTGCGATTGAGCAGAACTAGACTAGTTGTACATATGAATACACTTAGAGCTGTCCGGCATCCTAATCCAACCCCACCAACACGCTGCCCACTCGTCCTTCCTGCCAAGCTGTGAGGACACCATTGaagtcgaggcggaggaggagctgttCAACGTGTCGGCCAGccacctcaccctcgtcaaGGCGGCTCTTGCTCATAAGCCCAACGCGGCGGCTCAGACTCGCCCTCGAAATACTTGCGCGAGTGGACACCGAGCCCGTGGCACTCGCGCTGCCGCTCATGCTCGTGTCGGCGACAGGCGGCGGAGCCTGCGACTCGAGCAGGAGGCGGAAGAGGTCCGCGACAATGTCGTGGAGTGTCTGGAGTGAGCTGAGTCTTCGGGGCACAGCTCAACGTGCAAATCCAACTTACATcgttgacctcgtcgaccacctttgcacgctcgccgaccacgtccccctcgtcgtcggacaGCAGTTCGGGGAGCACATCCCCGCCCCACCGCTCAACGAGTCCGCAGAAACCCTTACACGTGTCGAGAATATCCCTCACCAACAACGCGCTCTCGCGGTCCGCTATCAGCAGCCCCTCACGCAGGAACGCCAGGTGTCGCGCATGCATTTGTCTGAGGTCAGCGCCGTCTCCTCTGTACCCACCGCAATGTCAAGAAGTCGAGATACGCCGTGCCACGACCCGGAGTCCCGCCGTCCCCCAAcgtgtcgaggagacgaCGGTGCTGTGTCCCGACAATGTCCGCCATGAAGTGCCcgaggagctggtcgaggacgaaTAACATCCCCCTCACGAGTCCCCAAGACGAGCGGGCGAGCGCACTTCGTCGTgcctgctcctcggcgtcggcgccaccTTCGTGAGTGCCCGTGTACAgtctccgcctcctctgTGCGTGACTTAGAGCCGTCCAGACGTCCAGAACACGGGCGTGGGCGTCACGCAACGCGAGGAGGTACGCATGCATCTCACCGTATGCTGCGAGGGCCGGCGGCGTCATGAAGAGGTTGAGCGGCCACGAGACGGTGGCTGTGAGATGGATCggggcgccgaggagggccggaGCAAAGAGGCCGCGCACATCTTCCGACTTTGgtgggatgaggagcgaggagggtTTTAATGGGCCCTGTGGCATCGTCCAgtgcagcgcctcgagacccttgtcgcgctcgacgtccGTCCCGACTGaggcgcggaggagcgccAGGTCCAAGTCGTGCTGGCGGATGACGGAAGACGAGCTCGTGGGGTTGGCGGTCACGAGGCGGTCGTGTCGCAGGCGAGCGATTTCGCGGATCACGTTGAGGGCAAAGTCGGCATCGCGCGTGAGGAAGTAGTTTgcgctgatgtcagcgaAGGAGACGACAGGCAGCTATTCGGCAATTGGTCAGTTGCCGCACTCACAATCCTTCAATGGCATCGGCGACTTGCTTGCCAGTGAGGATGTGCGTCCACAGCcactcgccgacgtcggcacgCACACACTGCAGCGCCTTGTTTAGCCCGCCAGGGTCAGAGGCCATGACACGCTGTCGTGCGGGCTCGGTGACGGCGCGCGGGAGGGCACGACCCTCGCGTTTGAGCGTAGCGGCGACCCTCCCCACATAAAGGAtgctctcgcgcgcgcttcCGCCAACGCTGGTGGGAAGGAGGTCCGGGTTGAGACGGTACAGCCTGTGGGGTGGATCTGCTCCtgcgtcgaggccaagggcTGGTGCGGCAGGAGAAGAGGACTCTGGTGCGAGCCCAtcaaggaggaagacgcagaggtgggagaggaATAGGCGCCAcacggcgccgaggagggcggtgTATATCCTCCGCAAG contains the following coding sequences:
- a CDS encoding uncharacterized protein (Spc97 / Spc98 family) codes for the protein MLAEVLLVLGGYPSSLITPLGVAPALAEHLHPGEVATLATLGRLAGDYRTVRDWAHSTQGAARGAVLHKPRPGEPHEAGVGQYTAVLAGAVCGVLDEYIDLLVETEARILARDNAVVQPSDSGAYVPLSLLLATFDEWHAPLASLTALIHSLPPTPGELLSHLSTLSSSGHTTLRRIYTALLGAVWRLFLSHLCVFLLDGLAPESSSPAAPALGLDAGADPPHRLYRLNPDLLPTSVGGSARESILYVGRVAATLKREGRALPRAVTEPARQRVMASDPGGLNKALQCVRADVGEWLWTHILTGKQVADAIEGFANYFLTRDADFALNVIREIARLRHDRLVTANPTSSSSVIRQHDLDLALLRASVGTDVERDKGLEALHWTMPQGPLKPSSLLIPPKSEDVRGLFAPALLGAPIHLTATVSWPLNLFMTPPALAAYGEMHAYLLALRDAHARVLDVWTALSHAQRRRRLYTGTHEGGADAEEQARRSALARSSWGLVRGMLFVLDQLLGHFMADIVGTQHRRLLDTLGDGGTPGRGTAYLDFLTLRQMHARHLAFLREGLLIADRESALLVRDILDTCKGFCGLVERWGGDVLPELLSDDEGDVVGERAKVVDEVNDTLHDIVADLFRLLLESQAPPPVADTSMSGSASATGSVSTRASISRASLSRRVGLMSKSRLDEGEVAGRHVEQLLLRLDFNGVLTAWQEGRVGSVLVGLD